A genomic region of Enterococcus sp. 12C11_DIV0727 contains the following coding sequences:
- the liaX gene encoding daptomycin-sensing surface protein LiaX, producing MKERERVLDLVKKGILSSEEALVLLENMATEKDEKQIKKAADQVNVTNPTVDTKENDKVVDLLNKLENQKEAEIVEPEISDEEVKAKEAQDHERLEKILDDLATEANRTSVELDEVNAEIAGVKEEIKEAQEKLMELNTKEELSELTNEDLDVRASLEAEIKSLEDALDEQIQEKITLEAELKNIRKEQWSETKDRVTSKFDIPDDWKDQATDTINQVGEKMSEAGSQLGSFLKKTFNSFSETMNDNMEWKDVSFRVPGVATTKFEHEFNYPAPLASLIDVKVANGNIVFKTWDQPDIKVEGKIKLYGKMDAETPLEAFLERSQIDVDDEVISFQIPNKRVRADLIFYLPERTFDHVSIKLLNGNVSVESLKAKDVYTKSTNGSITFNKIDATMLEIEGVNGDIKVLDGEILDNIIETVNGTVTIAATPQTIGVSLINGDVRITAKEKTLRKVEASSVNGNVKIALPTELGVEGTVKTSLGSINSRLSDYEVIREKKERTNQLLQFRRLNEENMAQINASTTTGNIYLKDTDK from the coding sequence ATGAAAGAAAGAGAAAGAGTATTAGACTTAGTTAAAAAAGGTATCCTATCTTCAGAGGAAGCTTTAGTATTATTAGAAAACATGGCCACAGAAAAAGATGAGAAACAAATCAAAAAAGCTGCTGACCAAGTAAATGTAACAAATCCAACTGTTGACACAAAAGAAAATGATAAAGTCGTAGATTTACTAAATAAGCTAGAAAATCAAAAAGAAGCTGAGATCGTTGAACCAGAAATTTCTGACGAAGAGGTCAAAGCAAAAGAAGCGCAAGATCATGAACGTTTAGAAAAAATTCTAGATGATCTAGCAACGGAAGCGAATCGGACATCTGTAGAATTAGATGAAGTTAATGCTGAAATCGCTGGTGTCAAAGAAGAAATTAAAGAAGCGCAAGAAAAATTAATGGAATTAAATACTAAAGAAGAACTAAGTGAATTAACTAATGAAGATTTAGATGTTAGAGCATCATTAGAAGCTGAAATTAAATCATTAGAAGATGCTTTAGATGAACAAATTCAAGAAAAAATTACTTTAGAAGCAGAGTTGAAAAATATTCGTAAAGAACAATGGTCAGAAACCAAAGACCGTGTCACATCAAAATTTGATATTCCAGATGATTGGAAAGATCAAGCAACCGATACAATCAATCAAGTCGGTGAAAAAATGAGTGAAGCAGGTTCTCAATTAGGTTCATTCCTGAAAAAAACATTTAACTCATTTTCCGAAACAATGAATGATAATATGGAATGGAAAGACGTAAGCTTCAGAGTTCCAGGTGTAGCGACAACCAAATTTGAACATGAGTTTAATTATCCAGCACCACTTGCAAGTTTGATCGATGTTAAAGTTGCAAACGGAAATATTGTATTCAAAACTTGGGATCAACCAGATATTAAAGTAGAAGGAAAAATCAAACTTTATGGTAAAATGGATGCTGAAACACCACTTGAAGCATTCTTAGAAAGAAGTCAAATCGATGTGGATGACGAAGTGATTTCCTTCCAAATCCCTAATAAACGTGTACGTGCAGACTTGATTTTCTATTTACCTGAGCGGACGTTTGATCATGTATCTATCAAATTATTGAACGGAAACGTATCTGTTGAATCTTTAAAAGCAAAAGATGTTTACACTAAATCAACGAATGGCTCAATCACATTCAATAAAATCGATGCAACAATGCTTGAAATCGAAGGTGTAAACGGTGATATCAAGGTTTTAGATGGTGAAATTTTAGACAATATCATCGAAACTGTCAATGGTACAGTAACAATTGCTGCTACTCCTCAAACAATCGGTGTTTCATTGATCAATGGTGATGTTCGCATCACAGCGAAAGAAAAAACATTACGTAAAGTTGAGGCAAGTTCAGTCAATGGGAATGTGAAAATTGCGCTACCAACTGAACTAGGCGTTGAAGGTACAGTGAAAACAAGTCTAGGGAGTATTAATAGCCGTTTGAGTGACTATGAAGTGATTCGTGAGAAGAAAGAAAGAACCAACCAATTACTACAATTTAGACGATTGAACGAAGAGAATATGGCGCAAATCAATGCTTCTACAACAACAGGAAACATTTATTTAAAAGACACAGATAAATAG